The Gymnodinialimonas sp. 57CJ19 genome includes a window with the following:
- the pyrF gene encoding orotidine-5'-phosphate decarboxylase: MSDDRLIVALDVPNVVQGLALAEKLGDTVSFYKIGLGMLTGGGLALANELKQEHGKRIFLDMKLFDISATIEAAVRGLAQFNLDFLTVHGDPHVVRAAKEGAAGSDTKILAVTILTSQDRGDLDDCLIRDGAIPDLVVERAGRALEAGADGVISSPQEAAMIRALPQAECRLIVTPGVRPTGSASGDQKRIATPAQAIADGADHIVVGRPIWQHQDPRAAAQMVLSELS; encoded by the coding sequence ATGTCGGACGATCGTTTAATTGTGGCACTAGACGTGCCCAACGTAGTGCAAGGCCTCGCGCTGGCCGAGAAACTGGGCGACACCGTGTCGTTCTATAAAATCGGTCTTGGTATGTTGACCGGCGGCGGCTTGGCTTTGGCGAACGAGCTGAAGCAAGAACACGGCAAACGCATTTTCCTTGATATGAAGCTGTTCGACATCAGCGCCACGATTGAAGCCGCCGTACGCGGGCTGGCGCAGTTCAACCTCGATTTCCTGACCGTCCATGGTGACCCCCATGTGGTCCGCGCCGCGAAAGAGGGTGCTGCCGGCAGCGACACCAAGATCCTTGCCGTGACTATCCTGACCTCTCAGGACCGAGGCGATCTGGACGATTGCCTGATCCGCGACGGCGCCATTCCTGATCTGGTGGTCGAGCGTGCGGGCCGCGCGTTGGAGGCCGGGGCCGATGGCGTCATCTCTTCGCCGCAAGAGGCCGCCATGATCCGCGCCCTCCCCCAAGCCGAATGCCGCTTGATCGTAACCCCCGGCGTGCGCCCCACAGGCTCCGCGTCCGGCGATCAGAAACGCATCGCGACACCTGCCCAGGCGATTGCCGACGGGGCCGACCACATCGTTGTGGGCCGCCCGATCTGGCAACACCAAGACCCCCGCGCCGCGGCGCAGATGGTGCTGTCAGAGCTTTCCTGA